The following proteins are co-located in the Acidobacteriota bacterium genome:
- a CDS encoding ATP phosphoribosyltransferase has translation MTLKLGLPKGSLQDATIQLFARAGFNIYVNSRSYYPTIDDPEIECLLIRAQEMARYVGDGVIDAGLTGLDWIAEHAAATGRDTVVPVADLVYAKQSFGRVKWVLAVPEDSPYRTPKDLDGKTIATELVRATEAYFRRQGVGVNVEFSWGATEVKPPVLADAIVEVTETGSSLRANRLRIIDTVLESNTQLIANAQALAHAAKRTKIDNIALLLRAAIEAHGRVGLMLNVRREDLPTVLGLLPALQRPTISPLSEDGWVAVNTVIEERTVRELMPRLKAANAQGIVEYPLNKIVL, from the coding sequence ATGACGCTTAAGCTCGGCCTGCCCAAGGGCTCGCTGCAGGACGCGACCATCCAGCTCTTCGCGCGCGCGGGCTTCAACATCTACGTCAACTCGCGGTCGTACTATCCGACGATCGACGATCCCGAGATCGAGTGCCTGCTGATTCGCGCGCAGGAGATGGCCCGCTACGTGGGCGACGGCGTCATCGACGCGGGCCTGACCGGCCTGGACTGGATCGCCGAGCACGCGGCGGCCACCGGCCGCGACACCGTGGTGCCGGTGGCGGACCTCGTCTATGCGAAGCAGAGCTTCGGGCGGGTGAAGTGGGTGCTCGCCGTGCCGGAAGACTCGCCGTACCGGACGCCGAAGGACCTCGACGGCAAGACGATCGCGACCGAGCTCGTCCGCGCCACCGAGGCCTACTTCCGGCGGCAGGGCGTCGGCGTGAACGTGGAGTTCTCGTGGGGCGCGACCGAGGTCAAGCCGCCGGTGCTCGCCGACGCGATCGTCGAGGTGACGGAGACCGGCTCGTCGCTCCGCGCGAACCGGCTGCGGATCATCGACACGGTGCTGGAGTCGAACACGCAGCTCATCGCCAATGCCCAGGCGCTCGCGCACGCGGCCAAGCGGACGAAGATCGACAACATCGCGCTGCTGCTGCGGGCCGCGATCGAGGCGCACGGCCGCGTGGGCCTGATGCTCAACGTGCGGCGCGAGGACCTGCCCACGGTGCTGGGCCTGCTGCCCGCCTTGCAGCGGCCGACCATCTCGCCGCTCAGCGAGGACGGCTGGGTCGCGGTGAACACGGTGATCGAAGAGCGGACCGTCCGCGAGCTGATGCCGCGCCTCAAGGCCGCCAACGCGCAGGGCATCGTCGAGTACCCGCTCAACAAGATCGTGCTGTGA
- the hisD gene encoding histidinol dehydrogenase: MRIISTTDRAALDRLVSRDAARRADVERDAARIVADVRARGDRAVLDWTRRLDRPLAAVRPVAAAELKRGWSETPAAVRRALRMSVSHLEKVAAKQVPKPFAVTVTPGVRIEQRVQPLARVGCYVPGGRYPLPSTLIMTVVPARVAGVRDVVAVCPRPAPAVLAAALEAGASEVFAIGGAQAIGALAYGTRAIARVDKIVGPGNAWVTAAKALVSADCAIDLHAGPSEIVVASDRGRPEWIAADLLAQAEHDPAARALLVTTRRSLATAVAAEVDRQMPATGPARQSITSNGAIVVATTRREAVAVVNRLAPEHLVVDEEADVDAFQTAGTIFVGRWSAQASGDYCTGSNHVLPTGGAGRFRGGLSAADFVRVFNVQRLTRRGIRAIGPAVVALADAEGLDAHARSVRVRL; this comes from the coding sequence ATGCGCATCATCTCGACGACGGATCGCGCGGCGCTCGACCGGCTGGTGTCCCGCGACGCGGCGCGGCGGGCGGACGTGGAGCGCGACGCCGCGCGCATCGTGGCCGACGTCCGCGCCCGCGGCGATCGTGCCGTGCTCGATTGGACGCGCCGTCTCGATCGGCCGCTCGCGGCCGTCCGCCCGGTCGCCGCGGCCGAGCTGAAGCGCGGATGGTCCGAGACGCCCGCGGCCGTCCGCCGCGCGCTCAGGATGTCGGTGTCGCACCTGGAGAAGGTGGCCGCGAAGCAGGTGCCGAAGCCGTTCGCCGTCACGGTCACGCCGGGCGTGCGCATCGAGCAGCGCGTGCAGCCGCTCGCGCGCGTCGGCTGCTACGTGCCGGGCGGACGGTATCCGCTGCCGTCCACGCTGATCATGACCGTCGTGCCCGCGCGTGTCGCGGGCGTGCGCGACGTCGTCGCCGTGTGTCCGCGCCCCGCTCCGGCCGTGCTCGCGGCGGCCCTCGAGGCCGGCGCGTCGGAGGTCTTCGCCATAGGCGGCGCGCAGGCGATCGGCGCGCTCGCGTACGGCACGCGGGCGATCGCGCGGGTCGACAAGATCGTCGGGCCGGGCAACGCCTGGGTGACGGCCGCCAAGGCGCTCGTGTCGGCCGACTGCGCCATCGATCTGCACGCGGGCCCGAGCGAGATCGTCGTCGCCTCGGATCGCGGGCGGCCGGAGTGGATCGCGGCCGACCTGCTCGCGCAGGCGGAGCACGATCCGGCAGCGCGCGCGCTGCTCGTGACGACGCGCCGATCGCTCGCGACCGCGGTCGCGGCGGAAGTCGACCGGCAGATGCCTGCGACAGGGCCGGCGAGGCAGTCGATCACGTCGAACGGCGCGATCGTCGTCGCCACGACGCGGCGCGAAGCGGTGGCGGTGGTCAACCGGCTCGCGCCGGAGCACCTCGTCGTCGACGAGGAGGCCGACGTCGACGCGTTCCAGACGGCCGGGACGATCTTCGTCGGGAGATGGAGCGCGCAGGCCTCGGGCGATTACTGCACGGGATCGAATCACGTGCTGCCGACCGGCGGCGCGGGCCGGTTCCGGGGCGGGCTCAGCGCCGCCGACTTCGTCCGGGTCTTCAACGTGCAGCGGCTCACGCGGCGCGGCATTCGCGCCATCGGTCCAGCCGTCGTGGCGCTCGCGGACGCCGAAGGGCTCGACGCCCACGCGCGATCCGTCCGGGTGCGGCTGTGA
- a CDS encoding acetylornithine/succinylornithine family transaminase: MTDVKALEAQYLLQNYRRQPVVFQRGDGVRLFDDAGKPYLDFVSGIGVASLGHAHPVLASALADQARTLLHTSNLYYHPLQGELAKRLVELTGLDRAFFCNSGTEAMEACLKFARRYWQAQGRNRTNYVAFSHAFHGRTMGALSVTWDEHYRAPFEPLVPGVTFVPADDPRALAAAVDEDTAAVVFEPIQGEGGVRPFSPAMAGAVAAACEATGALLIADEVQSGSWRTGAFLRSGALGLKPDLVALGKALGAGVPVGATLVTDRVAATIAAGDHGTTYGGNLLACRAALTFLDVMEAGVLDTMRRASARLFQRLHEIAARHPALVAEVRGAGLIAALDLRTDALPVVQAALGRGLLVNRTAGTVVRLLPPYVVTDAEVDEAAAGLDAALAVLA; encoded by the coding sequence ATGACGGATGTGAAGGCGCTCGAAGCGCAGTACCTGCTGCAGAACTACAGGCGGCAGCCGGTGGTCTTCCAGCGCGGAGACGGCGTGCGCCTCTTCGACGACGCGGGCAAGCCGTACCTCGACTTCGTGTCGGGCATCGGCGTGGCGTCGCTCGGCCACGCGCATCCCGTGCTCGCGAGCGCGCTGGCCGATCAGGCGCGGACGCTGCTCCACACGTCGAACCTCTACTACCACCCGCTGCAGGGTGAGCTCGCGAAGCGCCTCGTCGAGCTGACCGGCCTCGATCGCGCCTTCTTCTGCAACAGCGGCACGGAGGCGATGGAAGCCTGCCTGAAGTTCGCCCGCCGCTACTGGCAGGCGCAGGGCCGGAACCGGACGAACTACGTGGCGTTCTCGCACGCGTTCCACGGACGGACGATGGGCGCGCTGTCGGTGACGTGGGACGAGCACTACCGCGCGCCGTTCGAGCCGCTGGTGCCCGGCGTGACGTTCGTGCCGGCCGACGATCCTCGAGCGCTCGCTGCCGCCGTCGACGAGGACACGGCCGCCGTGGTGTTCGAGCCGATCCAGGGCGAGGGCGGCGTGCGCCCGTTCTCGCCGGCGATGGCCGGCGCGGTCGCGGCCGCGTGCGAGGCGACCGGTGCGCTGCTCATCGCGGACGAAGTCCAGTCCGGCTCGTGGCGCACGGGCGCATTCCTTCGCAGCGGCGCCCTCGGGCTGAAGCCGGACCTCGTCGCGCTCGGCAAGGCCCTCGGCGCCGGCGTTCCGGTGGGCGCCACGCTCGTCACCGATCGCGTCGCCGCCACGATCGCAGCAGGCGATCACGGCACGACGTATGGCGGCAACCTGCTCGCCTGCCGCGCGGCGTTGACGTTTCTCGACGTGATGGAGGCCGGCGTGCTCGACACGATGCGCCGCGCATCCGCGCGGCTCTTCCAGCGGCTGCACGAGATCGCGGCGCGCCACCCGGCGCTCGTCGCCGAGGTGCGCGGCGCCGGGTTGATCGCCGCGCTCGATCTGCGCACGGACGCGCTCCCCGTCGTCCAGGCGGCGCTCGGACGCGGTCTGCTCGTGAATCGTACGGCCGGCACGGTCGTGCGCCTGCTGCCGCCGTACGTGGTGACGGACGCCGAGGTGGACGAAGCCGCCGCCGGCCTGGACGCGGCGCTGGCCGTGCTCGCGTGA
- the argJ gene encoding bifunctional glutamate N-acetyltransferase/amino-acid acetyltransferase ArgJ has protein sequence MTTTRLDGGVTTPRGFRAAGVACGIKRRRAGADPALDLALLVADRPGPSAAVFTTNKAVAAPVVVSRANLAASHGLTQAVVANSGCANAATGARGLEVAGDMAALAAATVGCTVDQVLVASTGVIGVQLDVEKVRHGITAAHAALNRDGGDAAARAIMTTDPFAKSTAAICDTPAGRVTVGGMAKGSGMIEPRMATMLGFLTTDARVDPIVLGRALRRVVDRTFNAITVDGECSTNDCVFALASGESGIAIESDDDPRLIDPLMAVAGHLAREIVRGGEGATKLVTVQVTGAASESDAWLAARTIANSPLVKTAVHGGDPNWGRLVASAGRSGAEFVLDRASVSIGDVPLFVAGTPHDERADAAAAVLQAPEITITVDLGTGGRHEATMWTCDYSADYVRINAEYRT, from the coding sequence ATGACGACGACGCGTCTCGATGGGGGCGTGACGACCCCGCGCGGCTTCCGTGCGGCCGGCGTGGCCTGCGGCATCAAACGCCGGCGGGCCGGCGCCGATCCTGCGCTCGACCTGGCCCTGCTCGTCGCCGACCGGCCGGGGCCGAGCGCGGCGGTGTTCACGACCAACAAGGCCGTGGCCGCGCCGGTCGTCGTCTCGCGCGCCAACCTCGCCGCGTCACACGGCCTGACGCAGGCCGTCGTGGCGAACAGCGGCTGCGCCAACGCGGCCACCGGCGCCCGAGGCCTCGAGGTCGCGGGCGACATGGCGGCCCTGGCGGCCGCCACCGTCGGCTGCACCGTCGATCAGGTGCTCGTGGCGTCGACCGGCGTCATCGGCGTGCAGCTCGACGTCGAGAAGGTCCGACACGGCATCACGGCCGCTCACGCCGCGCTCAACCGCGACGGCGGTGATGCGGCCGCGCGCGCGATCATGACCACCGATCCGTTCGCGAAGTCCACGGCGGCGATCTGCGACACGCCCGCCGGACGCGTCACCGTCGGCGGCATGGCGAAGGGCTCCGGCATGATCGAGCCGCGGATGGCGACGATGCTCGGCTTCCTGACGACCGACGCGCGGGTCGATCCGATCGTGCTCGGACGCGCGCTCCGCCGCGTCGTCGACCGGACCTTCAACGCCATCACGGTGGACGGCGAGTGCTCCACGAACGACTGCGTCTTCGCGCTGGCGTCCGGCGAGTCCGGCATCGCGATCGAGAGCGACGACGATCCCCGCCTGATCGACCCGCTGATGGCGGTGGCCGGCCATCTCGCCCGAGAGATCGTGCGCGGCGGCGAAGGCGCGACCAAGCTCGTGACCGTGCAGGTGACCGGCGCCGCATCGGAATCGGACGCGTGGCTGGCGGCGAGGACCATCGCGAACTCACCGCTCGTGAAGACGGCCGTGCACGGCGGCGATCCGAACTGGGGCCGGCTGGTCGCCTCGGCCGGCCGCTCCGGCGCCGAGTTCGTGCTCGACCGCGCGTCGGTGTCGATCGGCGACGTGCCGCTCTTCGTCGCCGGCACCCCGCACGACGAGCGTGCGGACGCCGCCGCGGCCGTCCTGCAGGCGCCGGAGATCACCATCACGGTCGACCTCGGCACCGGCGGCCGGCACGAGGCGACCATGTGGACCTGCGACTACAGCGCCGATTACGTCCGGATCAACGCGGAGTACCGAACATGA
- a CDS encoding GNAT family N-acetyltransferase has translation MIIRTATVDDASAIHALIDANRTAGHLLPRDLANVRRRAGAFVVADFDGQVVGCAELAPLSPLVAEIRSLVVAPDLRGAGVATDLVAELRRRADTTGFDTLCAFTHDARFFVRQNFSIVPHLWVPQKIAKDCAPCPLFRRCGQHAMVLSLRATSRHAVADVPQHAAVA, from the coding sequence GTGATCATTCGAACCGCGACCGTGGACGATGCGAGCGCGATCCATGCGCTGATCGACGCGAACCGCACCGCCGGACATCTGCTCCCGCGCGATCTCGCGAACGTCCGCCGCCGCGCCGGCGCGTTCGTCGTCGCCGACTTCGACGGTCAGGTCGTCGGCTGCGCGGAGCTCGCGCCGCTTTCGCCTCTCGTGGCCGAGATCCGCTCGCTCGTCGTCGCGCCAGACCTGCGCGGCGCGGGTGTCGCGACGGATCTCGTGGCCGAGCTTCGCCGGCGGGCGGACACGACGGGGTTCGACACGCTCTGCGCGTTCACGCACGACGCCCGCTTCTTCGTGCGGCAGAACTTCTCGATCGTGCCGCACCTCTGGGTGCCGCAGAAGATCGCGAAGGACTGCGCGCCGTGCCCGCTGTTCCGCCGCTGCGGCCAGCACGCGATGGTGCTGTCGCTTCGCGCGACGTCCCGCCATGCCGTCGCCGACGTTCCCCAGCACGCCGCGGTCGCCTGA
- the hisF gene encoding imidazole glycerol phosphate synthase subunit HisF, producing MLTKRLIACLDVRDGRVVKGVNFAGLRAAGDPAELADRYNREGIDELTVLDVTATLEGRRALLDTVREVSRRIFIPLGVGGGIRSMDDARAVIDAGADKVSLNSAALADPSIVTAVANTYGSQAVIVAIDAKRGADGFEVFARSGTTRAPREAVAWAREAADRGAGEILLTSIDRDGTRSGFDCELTAAVSDAVPIPVIASGGAGVPEHFLEVFEAGHADAALAASVFHFSEHAVRDLKTFLAQHGVPMRLDW from the coding sequence GTGCTGACCAAGCGCCTCATCGCCTGCCTGGACGTCCGAGACGGCCGCGTGGTCAAGGGCGTCAACTTCGCCGGCCTGCGCGCCGCCGGTGATCCTGCCGAGCTCGCCGACCGGTACAACCGCGAGGGCATCGACGAGCTGACCGTGCTGGACGTCACCGCCACGCTCGAAGGCCGGCGCGCGCTGCTCGACACCGTCCGCGAGGTCTCGCGCCGCATCTTCATCCCGCTCGGCGTCGGCGGTGGCATCCGGTCGATGGACGACGCGAGGGCGGTGATCGACGCGGGCGCCGACAAGGTCAGCCTCAACAGCGCGGCGCTCGCCGATCCGTCGATCGTCACCGCGGTCGCGAACACGTACGGCAGCCAGGCGGTGATCGTCGCGATCGACGCCAAGCGGGGCGCGGACGGCTTCGAGGTGTTCGCGCGCAGCGGCACGACGCGCGCCCCGCGCGAGGCCGTCGCCTGGGCGCGCGAAGCCGCCGACCGCGGCGCCGGCGAGATCCTGCTCACCTCCATCGACCGCGACGGCACGCGTTCTGGCTTCGACTGCGAGCTCACGGCGGCCGTCAGCGACGCCGTGCCGATCCCGGTGATCGCGTCCGGCGGCGCAGGCGTGCCGGAACACTTTCTCGAGGTCTTCGAGGCCGGCCACGCGGACGCCGCGCTGGCCGCCTCCGTCTTCCATTTTTCCGAGCACGCCGTGCGCGACCTGAAGACCTTCCTCGCGCAGCACGGCGTGCCCATGCGCTTGGACTGGTAG
- the hisH gene encoding imidazole glycerol phosphate synthase subunit HisH: MIALVDYGAGNLTSVLKGFAAVGANIRTIRSVDGLDGAAGIVIPGVGHFNATASLDESWRGAIGRAVERSVPLLGICLGLQWLFEGSDEAPDLPGIGLMQGRCFRLSGDVKVPHVGWNTLETGARRSRLLEGVPTQASAYFTHSYAAPVGPDTVAVTTHGVPFASAVERAAIFGAQFHPEKSGHTGLKMLENFLRVVQTGGRSC; encoded by the coding sequence GTGATCGCGCTCGTCGACTACGGCGCCGGCAACCTGACGTCGGTGCTCAAGGGCTTCGCGGCCGTGGGCGCCAACATCCGCACCATCCGATCGGTCGACGGCCTCGACGGCGCCGCCGGCATCGTCATCCCCGGCGTGGGACACTTCAACGCGACGGCGTCGCTCGACGAATCGTGGCGCGGCGCGATCGGCCGCGCGGTCGAGCGCAGCGTCCCGCTGCTCGGCATCTGCCTGGGCCTGCAGTGGCTGTTCGAGGGCAGCGACGAGGCGCCCGATCTGCCGGGCATCGGCCTGATGCAGGGCCGCTGCTTCCGGCTGAGCGGCGACGTGAAGGTGCCGCACGTTGGATGGAACACGCTCGAGACCGGCGCACGCCGATCCCGATTGCTCGAAGGCGTGCCCACCCAGGCGTCGGCGTACTTCACGCACTCGTACGCGGCGCCGGTCGGGCCCGACACGGTGGCGGTCACGACCCATGGCGTGCCGTTCGCGTCGGCCGTCGAGCGAGCCGCGATCTTCGGCGCGCAGTTCCACCCCGAGAAGTCCGGGCACACCGGGTTGAAGATGCTCGAGAACTTCCTCCGCGTCGTCCAGACGGGCGGGCGATCGTGCTGA
- a CDS encoding HAD family phosphatase, with the protein MPPPDSSSQRVTAVVLDFDGVIADSERLHLGAFQEVFAAHGWTIGDAEYFDRYIGFDDRGLVLAYLADRDLVVAPARIEAILAAKAQAFGRHLASTDILYPGARTAVQQLAGAYRLAIASGALHHEIVAILRTGGLADLIPVIVAADDVAASKPSPEPYLAAAAKLGVPASACVAIEDSPAGLASATAAGMRTIAVTTTAPVHAVLHADRVVAALRDVTPALVAELGRPAAL; encoded by the coding sequence GTGCCGCCACCGGATTCCTCGTCTCAGCGCGTCACCGCCGTCGTGCTCGATTTCGACGGCGTGATCGCCGACTCCGAACGCCTCCATCTCGGCGCGTTCCAGGAGGTGTTCGCCGCGCACGGCTGGACGATCGGCGACGCCGAGTACTTCGACCGGTACATCGGCTTCGACGATCGCGGCCTGGTGCTCGCCTATCTGGCCGATCGCGACCTCGTCGTGGCGCCGGCTCGGATCGAGGCCATCCTCGCGGCGAAGGCGCAGGCATTCGGCCGCCACCTCGCGTCGACCGACATCCTCTATCCCGGCGCCCGCACCGCGGTGCAACAGCTCGCGGGCGCGTATCGGCTCGCCATCGCGTCGGGAGCGCTCCATCACGAGATCGTGGCCATCCTGCGCACCGGCGGGCTGGCCGATCTCATTCCCGTCATCGTTGCCGCCGACGACGTCGCGGCGTCGAAGCCATCGCCTGAGCCGTACCTCGCGGCCGCTGCGAAGCTCGGCGTGCCGGCGTCGGCCTGCGTCGCGATCGAGGACTCGCCCGCCGGCCTGGCATCGGCGACCGCCGCGGGCATGCGCACGATCGCGGTGACGACCACGGCGCCGGTGCACGCCGTGCTCCACGCCGACCGCGTGGTCGCGGCGCTGCGCGACGTGACGCCGGCGCTCGTGGCAGAGCTTGGGAGGCCGGCGGCGCTGTGA
- the hisB gene encoding imidazoleglycerol-phosphate dehydratase HisB, with protein MYWRISLRRARIDRRTTETSIRLSIDLDGQGRYDVRTGVRFLDHMLELVARHGGFDLTIAADGDLDVDQHHTVEDVGIALGEAMAKALGDKRGINRAGYFLMPMDETLAIAAIDLSGRPFAVVDLSKVRAARVGDLQTELVQDFFEGFANAVRANVHLKVLYGRSSHHQIEATFKAFARALRVACAKDRRLARMLPSTKGLL; from the coding sequence ATGTACTGGAGGATATCCTTGCGTCGCGCGCGCATTGATCGGCGAACCACCGAAACCTCGATCCGGCTGTCGATCGATCTCGACGGCCAGGGCCGCTACGACGTGCGGACCGGCGTCCGGTTCCTCGACCACATGCTGGAGCTCGTCGCCCGTCACGGCGGGTTCGACCTGACGATCGCCGCCGACGGCGATCTCGACGTCGACCAGCACCACACCGTCGAGGACGTCGGCATCGCGCTCGGCGAGGCCATGGCGAAGGCGCTCGGCGACAAGCGCGGCATCAACCGCGCCGGCTACTTCCTCATGCCGATGGACGAGACGCTCGCGATCGCCGCCATCGATCTCTCCGGCCGGCCGTTCGCCGTCGTCGATCTGTCGAAGGTGCGCGCCGCGCGCGTGGGCGATCTGCAGACCGAGCTCGTGCAGGACTTCTTCGAGGGGTTCGCGAACGCCGTTCGGGCCAACGTGCACCTGAAGGTGCTCTACGGCCGATCGAGCCACCACCAGATCGAGGCGACCTTCAAGGCGTTCGCGCGGGCGCTGCGCGTGGCGTGCGCGAAGGACCGGCGGCTCGCGCGCATGCTGCCGTCCACGAAGGGCCTGCTGTGA
- a CDS encoding histidinol-phosphate aminotransferase family protein, whose product MPGGLRLHFNENTAGCSEAVRTALQALIREDIACYPDAAAITAKVARWFGVDRGCVQLTNGLDEGLQMVAQYGAWHLGDRISQPEIVVVEPAFEVYESCAEAVGARLVRVPPAARFAFPIEDVIGAITPATRAMYLTDPNNPTGVGIPAEAIDRVLEAAPHALVLVDEAYADFSGRTLIGPRLDRARHLVIGRTFAKAHGLAALRIGALVGHPRTLDRLRTVQLPFSVNVAAIAALSAALDDRRHLEWYVSQSAASREAIYAFCRRRGLAFWPSEGNFVLLRVGDAAAIAETMAAARVFVRDKSDAPGCAGCIRLTAGVLDHTRRALDVLEDILASRAH is encoded by the coding sequence GTGCCCGGCGGATTGCGGCTCCACTTCAACGAGAACACGGCGGGCTGCTCGGAGGCGGTGCGCACCGCGCTGCAGGCGCTCATTCGCGAGGACATCGCGTGCTACCCGGACGCAGCGGCCATCACGGCGAAGGTGGCACGCTGGTTCGGCGTCGACCGCGGATGCGTGCAGCTCACGAACGGTCTCGACGAGGGCCTCCAGATGGTCGCGCAGTACGGCGCATGGCACCTCGGCGACCGAATCTCCCAACCCGAGATCGTCGTCGTCGAGCCGGCCTTCGAGGTCTACGAGTCGTGCGCCGAGGCGGTCGGGGCCCGGCTCGTGCGCGTGCCGCCAGCCGCGCGGTTCGCGTTTCCGATCGAGGACGTGATCGGCGCGATCACGCCGGCGACGCGCGCGATGTATCTCACGGACCCGAACAACCCGACGGGCGTGGGCATTCCGGCGGAGGCGATCGACCGCGTCCTCGAGGCCGCGCCGCACGCGCTCGTCCTCGTCGACGAGGCCTACGCGGACTTCAGCGGCCGGACGCTGATCGGCCCCCGGCTCGATCGCGCGCGCCACCTCGTGATCGGCCGGACGTTCGCGAAGGCCCACGGCCTGGCGGCGCTGCGCATCGGCGCCCTCGTCGGGCATCCGCGGACGCTCGATCGGCTTCGCACCGTGCAACTGCCGTTCTCGGTCAACGTCGCCGCCATCGCGGCCCTGTCGGCCGCGCTCGACGATCGCCGCCATCTCGAGTGGTACGTGAGCCAGTCCGCCGCGTCGCGTGAAGCGATCTACGCGTTCTGCCGGCGGCGCGGCCTCGCGTTCTGGCCGAGCGAGGGCAACTTCGTGCTGCTCCGCGTGGGCGACGCCGCCGCGATCGCGGAGACGATGGCTGCCGCCCGCGTGTTCGTCCGCGACAAGTCGGACGCGCCCGGATGCGCCGGGTGCATCCGGCTCACGGCCGGCGTGCTCGACCACACGCGTCGAGCGCTCGATGTACTGGAGGATATCCTTGCGTCGCGCGCGCATTGA
- the argF gene encoding ornithine carbamoyltransferase: protein MRTRKDYLSVHDLTHADLRRVLDLAAALKRDRAAGRFTARPLAHKQVALMFEKPSLRTRMTFVVAVRELGGDVIEMPADTVFGGRESLEDVARNVERWVSAVVARTFEQARLAAFAAAAPRLHVVNALTNEEHPCQVLADMLTLEEHLGRLPGRVLAYVGDGNNVATSLAQAGAMLGVHVRIATPEGFELRPEVVARCRDLAAQGATLTLLHDPQAAVSGADAVYTDVWTSMGQEADAARREAAFRPYQVNAELMAAAAPGALFMHCLPAHRGQEVTDAVIDSPASVVFDQAENRLHTQKALLALLMS from the coding sequence ATGCGCACGCGCAAGGACTACCTGTCGGTTCACGACCTGACGCACGCCGACCTGCGCCGCGTGCTCGACCTGGCGGCGGCGCTCAAGCGCGACCGCGCCGCCGGGCGCTTCACCGCGCGTCCACTCGCACACAAGCAGGTGGCGCTGATGTTCGAGAAGCCCTCCCTGCGCACGCGGATGACGTTCGTCGTCGCGGTCCGCGAGCTCGGCGGCGACGTGATCGAGATGCCGGCCGACACGGTGTTCGGCGGCCGCGAGTCCCTGGAGGACGTGGCCCGGAACGTCGAACGCTGGGTGTCGGCGGTCGTCGCGCGGACGTTCGAGCAGGCGCGGCTGGCCGCGTTCGCCGCCGCGGCGCCTCGCCTGCACGTCGTCAACGCGCTGACCAATGAAGAGCATCCCTGTCAGGTGCTCGCCGACATGCTCACCCTCGAGGAGCACCTCGGCCGGCTGCCGGGCCGCGTGCTCGCCTACGTCGGCGACGGCAACAACGTCGCGACGTCGCTCGCGCAGGCCGGCGCCATGCTGGGCGTGCACGTGCGGATCGCGACGCCCGAAGGCTTCGAGCTTCGGCCCGAGGTCGTCGCGCGCTGTCGCGATCTGGCAGCGCAGGGCGCCACGCTGACGCTGCTCCACGATCCGCAGGCGGCAGTGTCCGGCGCCGACGCGGTCTACACCGACGTGTGGACGTCGATGGGACAGGAAGCCGATGCCGCACGGCGCGAGGCGGCGTTCCGTCCGTACCAGGTGAACGCCGAGCTGATGGCGGCCGCCGCGCCCGGCGCGCTCTTCATGCACTGTCTTCCGGCGCACCGGGGGCAGGAAGTGACGGACGCGGTGATCGACTCGCCGGCGTCGGTCGTCTTCGATCAGGCCGAGAACCGGCTGCACACGCAGAAGGCGCTCCTCGCGCTGCTGATGAGCTGA
- the hisI gene encoding phosphoribosyl-AMP cyclohydrolase, with protein MDFSKLDGLVPAVIQDVDSLEVLMVGFMNDEALRRTRLTGFATFYSRSRQKLWTKGETSGNRLEVVELFTDCDDDTVLVKVRRLGDGVVCHTGARSCFYTPLSRENANDA; from the coding sequence ATGGATTTCTCGAAGCTCGACGGGCTCGTGCCCGCGGTGATTCAGGACGTCGACTCGCTCGAGGTCCTCATGGTGGGGTTCATGAACGACGAGGCGCTGCGGCGCACGCGTCTGACCGGCTTCGCCACGTTCTACTCTCGATCGCGCCAGAAGCTCTGGACGAAGGGCGAGACGTCGGGCAACCGCCTCGAGGTCGTCGAGCTGTTCACGGACTGCGACGACGACACGGTGCTGGTGAAGGTGCGCCGGCTCGGCGACGGCGTCGTGTGCCACACGGGCGCGCGCAGTTGCTTCTACACGCCGCTCTCGCGCGAGAACGCCAATGACGCTTAA